In Helianthus annuus cultivar XRQ/B chromosome 8, HanXRQr2.0-SUNRISE, whole genome shotgun sequence, a single genomic region encodes these proteins:
- the LOC110872975 gene encoding protein CANDIDATE G-PROTEIN COUPLED RECEPTOR 7 has protein sequence MTSLRLLITTLTLLFTLTSADIHRTEIRSDSRSTIPISEFGFTHTGRLHLNLSHISFSPPDPNLSRIGFFLCTRDSWIHVIEQLQSNQIHCPLDSPAVKPIFTFNHLKPTTTTPSYDAVFNITDANQFTLVFSNCADGAVKVSVNVVSVMYNLNPKNNCRDYLSAGKTSLPSIYFLFFLIYVSLTGIWVYTLHRRKTSSFRIHYFMLAVLLLKALNLLCETEDKSYIKRTGTPHGWDVLFYIFSFLKGITLFTLIVLIGTGWSFLKPYLQDREKKVLMVVIPLQVVANVAQVVIDETGPFGQDSNTWRQVFLLVDIICCCAVLFPIIWSIKKLREAAMTDGKAAVNLMKLTLFRQYYVVVICYIYFTRVAVYVLETITSYRYAWTSVLAAELATLAFYVFTGYSFRPKVHNPYFAIDDDDEEAAVEILKLEDEFEL, from the coding sequence ATGACCTCTCTCCGACTCCTCATCACCACCCTCACCCTTCTCTTCACCCTCACCTCCGCCGACATCCACCGAACCGAGATCCGATCCGACTCCCGCTCCACCATCCCCATATCCGAATTCGGCTTCACCCACACCGGCCGCCTCCACCTCAACCTCTCCCACATCTCCTTCTCCCCACCCGACCCGAACCTCTCCCGGATCGGCTTCTTCCTCTGCACCCGCGACTCATGGATCCACGTCATCGAACAACTTCAATCCAACCAAATCCACTGCCCCCTTGACTCACCCGCGGTCAAACCCATCTTCACTTTCAACCACctcaaacccaccaccaccaccccttCATACGACGCCGTTTTCAACATCACCGACGCCAACCAATTCACCCTCGTCTTCTCCAATTGCGCTGACGGCGCCGTTAAAGTCTCCGTCAACGTTGTTTCCGTTATGTACAATTTAAACCCCAAAAACAACTGCCGTGATTACCTCTCCGCCGGTAAAACAAGCCTCCCGTcaatttactttttattttttctaatttATGTTTCACTTACCGGTATATGGGTTTACACACTTCACCGGAGGAAAACGTCGTCGTTTCGGATTCATTACTTTATGTTAGCTGTATTGTTATTAAAAGCCCTGAATTTGTTATGTGAAACCGAGGATAAATCCTACATTAAACGAACTGGTACTCCTCATGGTTGGGATGTTTTGTTTTACATCTTTAGTTTCCTAAAGGGTATCACATTATTCACTTTGATTGTTCTGATCGGTACCGGTTGGTCGTTTTTGAAACCCTATTTACAAGATAGGGAAAAGAAGGTGTTGATGGTTGTGATCCCGCTGCAAGTGGTTGCGAATGTGGCGCAAGTGGTGATCGATGAGACGGGTCCGTTCGGGCAGGATTCGAATACGTGGAGGCAGGTGTTTTTGCTGGTGGATATAATCTGTTGTTGTGCGGTTTTGTTTCCGATTATTTGGTCGATTAAGAAGTTGAGGGAGGCTGCGATGACGGATGGGAAGGCTGCGGTGAATTTGATGAAGTTGACGTTGTTTAGGCAGTATTATGTTGTGGTGAtatgttatatttattttacgAGGGTGGCGGTTTATGTGTTGGAGACGATTACGTCGTATAGGTATGCGTGGACAAGTGTGTTGGCGGCGGAGTTGGCTACGCTTGCGTTTTATGTGTTTACGGGGTATAGTTTTAGGCCGAAGGTGCATAATCCTTACTTTgctattgatgatgatgatgaggaagcTGCGGTTGAGATTCTGAAGCTTGAAGATGAGTTTGAGTTATAA